In Blattabacterium cuenoti, the following proteins share a genomic window:
- the serC gene encoding 3-phosphoserine/phosphohydroxythreonine transaminase — MKVHNFNAGPSVLPEEVVRKSAQSVINFNGTGLSLLEISHRSTDFLEIIEKATLLVKRVMNLNDDYAILFLQGGATLQFSMVPFNLMNQKAAYLDTGFWAHNAIKEAKKFGEVKILFSGKNKNYTYISKNYHVPCETDYFHCTSNNTIVGSQMKMFPKTSIPIVCDMSSDIFSRKLDFCQFSLIYASAQKNVSSSGMTIVILKKDILGKFRKDIPSYMDYKIHIQNNSILNTPNVFSIYTSMLTLEWIENQGGLSILEKKNQYKAKLLYDEIDQNNLFENKIHKENRSNMNVSFFLKKKNLEKEFNKMWKKENIVGLDGHRYLGGYRASIYNALSLESVRFLIEIMKEFERKFS, encoded by the coding sequence ATGAAAGTACACAATTTCAATGCAGGCCCTTCTGTTTTACCGGAAGAAGTTGTTAGAAAATCAGCTCAATCTGTAATTAATTTTAATGGTACCGGATTATCTTTACTTGAGATTTCTCATAGAAGTACAGATTTTTTAGAAATAATCGAAAAAGCTACTCTTTTAGTAAAACGTGTTATGAATTTAAATGATGATTATGCTATTTTATTTCTTCAAGGAGGTGCAACATTACAATTTTCAATGGTTCCATTTAATTTAATGAACCAAAAGGCCGCTTATTTAGATACAGGATTTTGGGCCCATAACGCTATTAAGGAAGCTAAAAAGTTTGGAGAAGTAAAAATTTTATTTTCTGGTAAAAATAAAAATTATACATATATATCAAAAAATTATCATGTACCATGTGAAACGGATTATTTTCATTGTACATCTAACAATACAATAGTTGGATCACAAATGAAAATGTTTCCTAAAACATCTATTCCAATAGTTTGTGATATGTCTTCAGATATTTTTAGCAGAAAATTAGATTTTTGTCAATTCAGTTTAATCTACGCTTCTGCACAAAAAAATGTTAGTTCATCAGGAATGACTATTGTGATTCTGAAAAAAGATATTTTAGGAAAATTCAGAAAAGATATTCCTTCTTATATGGATTATAAAATTCATATACAAAATAATAGCATTTTAAATACTCCAAATGTATTCTCTATTTATACTTCTATGTTAACATTGGAATGGATAGAGAATCAAGGTGGTCTTTCTATTTTAGAAAAAAAAAATCAGTATAAAGCTAAATTATTATATGATGAAATAGATCAAAATAATTTATTTGAAAATAAAATACATAAAGAAAATCGCTCTAATATGAATGTTTCCTTTTTCTTAAAAAAAAAGAATTTAGAAAAAGAATTTAATAAAATGTGGAAAAAAGAAAATATTGTAGGACTAGATGGTCATAGATATTTAGGTGGATATCGTGCTAGCATCTATAATGCGCTTTCATTAGAAAGCGTTCGATTTCTTATTGAAATTATGAAAGAGTTTGAAAGAAAATTTTCGTAA
- a CDS encoding YggS family pyridoxal phosphate-dependent enzyme, protein MNRIIDDQFLSIKKMIPQNVKILAVSKNQNTFYIEKLYKIGHRDFGENYIQEMVKKYKKLPKDIRWHMIGRIQSNKLKHIIPFIYLIHSVQNIKQIRIINKIASKYHKIIHCLLQIKICNEKNKSGITDQEASKILEDETYKKMKNVKIIGIMGIASFQEEKKIHNEFSYLHELYNKYKNKYGHYILSMGMSRDYNIAIKYGSTIVRLGTLIFGDRKKII, encoded by the coding sequence ATGAATCGCATTATAGATGATCAATTTCTTAGTATAAAAAAAATGATTCCACAAAATGTAAAAATTTTGGCAGTCTCTAAAAATCAAAATACTTTTTATATAGAAAAATTGTATAAAATAGGGCATAGAGATTTTGGCGAAAATTATATTCAAGAAATGGTGAAAAAATATAAAAAATTGCCCAAAGATATTCGATGGCATATGATTGGAAGAATACAAAGTAATAAATTAAAACATATAATCCCTTTTATTTATTTAATTCATAGTGTTCAAAATATAAAACAAATTAGGATAATAAATAAAATAGCCTCTAAATATCATAAAATTATACACTGTCTTTTACAAATAAAAATTTGTAATGAAAAAAATAAATCAGGAATTACTGATCAAGAAGCTTCAAAAATATTAGAGGATGAAACTTATAAAAAAATGAAAAATGTCAAAATAATAGGGATAATGGGAATAGCCTCTTTTCAAGAAGAAAAAAAAATCCATAATGAATTTTCATATTTACATGAATTATATAATAAATATAAAAATAAATATGGACATTATATCCTTTCTATGGGAATGAGCAGAGATTATAATATAGCTATAAAATATGGAAGCACGATAGTTCGATTAGGGACTTTAATTTTTGGTGATCGAAAAAAAATTATCTAA